A portion of the Anoxybacillus gonensis genome contains these proteins:
- a CDS encoding enoyl-CoA hydratase, whose protein sequence is MFSVQQEGYVTILTFHRPPANALASSVLKELSERLDALKEDDQVRVIVLHGEGRFFSAGADIKEFTAIDASEQAAELARAGQQVMEKIEQFPKPIIAAIHGAALGGGLELAMSCHLRIVSETAKLGLPELQLGIIPGFAGTQRLLRHVGMAKALEMMWTSEPMTGVEAVQWGLANQAVPEEQLLHTAKQLAQKIAQKSPISVQAVLQLVNEARTKTFHECVEKEAQLFGQVFVTEDAKEGISAFIEKRTPQFRGK, encoded by the coding sequence ATGTTTTCCGTTCAACAAGAGGGGTATGTGACGATTTTGACATTTCATCGCCCGCCAGCCAATGCCTTAGCCTCTTCTGTTTTGAAAGAGCTTTCAGAACGGCTTGATGCATTAAAAGAAGATGATCAAGTACGCGTGATTGTTCTTCATGGGGAAGGAAGATTTTTCTCAGCTGGTGCGGATATTAAAGAATTTACAGCAATTGATGCGAGCGAACAAGCAGCTGAACTCGCTCGTGCAGGGCAACAAGTGATGGAGAAGATTGAACAGTTTCCAAAACCGATTATTGCGGCCATTCACGGTGCTGCACTTGGTGGAGGGTTAGAGTTGGCTATGAGTTGCCATCTGCGCATCGTATCTGAAACGGCCAAACTTGGTTTGCCAGAATTACAGCTTGGCATTATTCCTGGATTTGCAGGTACGCAGCGTTTGTTACGCCATGTCGGTATGGCAAAAGCGTTAGAAATGATGTGGACAAGCGAACCGATGACAGGAGTAGAAGCGGTTCAATGGGGGCTAGCAAATCAAGCGGTGCCAGAAGAACAGTTGCTTCATACAGCAAAGCAACTTGCACAAAAAATTGCACAAAAGAGCCCGATTTCTGTTCAAGCGGTATTGCAGCTTGTTAATGAGGCAAGAACAAAAACGTTCCACGAATGTGTGGAAAAAGAGGCGCAGCTTTTTGGGCAAGTATTTGTCACGGAAGATGCGAAAGAAGGCATTTCTGCATTTATTGAGAAACGGACACCACAGTTCCGAGGAAAATAA
- a CDS encoding glycosyltransferase family 39 protein, which translates to MRIVSIIVLFTVCVSYFVYASPFAATWDEVDFALALARYDLLAMQPHFPGYPYFIFGGMLIHSFVNNAAKALAIWNGLLMMSATIPIYLLAKAYVEKKYALFMTALVQSLSYVMLIVSQPMSEGSALALLWWYVWSLERALRSDRVHVQWLPLLLFSIMLGIRLSYIPFGVGILYVWWKRRYRLKQLLLYSLAAVAFQFIWISAVAATEGEGFWQLAFSFVTGHFTQWGGTVSTDEAPFWQRVYMLIFYNIIWTGMAKQSVWLLSCFVILFLMTWKHIFLPNLYRLLLLTYFLWALFAQNIEKPRHILPIVIIVSFFLFTSALQSTSRLRLTVMLALLVSQTVIGIQGVNHQATQLPATYQLAYDFEQKEQPFILFTWEETRVLEYLRVSFPHERVFSFHVFQRDKAAFSHAKVYVTDHVVKGFQAQGIDVRPYIRPIRTYESSLLSDPVYGRITVYEWREEGNRE; encoded by the coding sequence GTGCGAATCGTTTCAATCATCGTGCTGTTTACCGTATGCGTATCGTATTTCGTCTATGCCAGCCCGTTTGCAGCAACGTGGGATGAAGTGGACTTTGCACTCGCGCTTGCTCGATACGATTTACTTGCGATGCAACCACATTTTCCAGGATACCCGTATTTTATTTTTGGTGGCATGCTTATTCATTCGTTTGTTAACAATGCTGCCAAAGCGCTTGCGATTTGGAACGGATTACTCATGATGAGTGCGACAATTCCTATTTATTTGCTTGCTAAAGCATATGTGGAAAAAAAGTATGCGCTCTTCATGACAGCACTCGTCCAATCGCTTAGCTATGTCATGTTAATTGTTTCACAACCGATGTCGGAGGGGAGTGCTCTCGCTCTTTTATGGTGGTATGTGTGGAGTTTAGAACGGGCGCTTCGCTCGGACCGTGTTCACGTGCAATGGCTACCGTTATTATTATTTAGCATCATGCTTGGTATTCGATTATCATACATTCCTTTTGGCGTTGGTATATTATATGTTTGGTGGAAGCGGAGGTATCGTTTAAAACAGCTTCTGTTATACAGTTTGGCAGCGGTTGCGTTTCAATTCATTTGGATCAGTGCAGTGGCTGCAACAGAAGGAGAAGGTTTTTGGCAGCTTGCATTTTCGTTTGTAACAGGGCATTTTACACAATGGGGAGGAACGGTTTCAACGGATGAAGCGCCGTTTTGGCAGCGAGTATATATGCTTATTTTTTATAATATCATTTGGACAGGCATGGCAAAGCAGTCTGTATGGCTACTTAGTTGTTTTGTTATTTTGTTCTTGATGACGTGGAAGCATATATTTCTTCCGAATTTATATCGTTTGCTTTTATTGACGTATTTTCTTTGGGCGCTATTTGCGCAAAATATTGAAAAGCCAAGGCATATATTGCCGATTGTCATCATCGTTTCATTCTTTTTGTTCACAAGTGCCCTTCAGTCGACATCGCGCCTTCGCCTGACGGTTATGCTCGCTTTACTCGTTTCTCAAACGGTAATCGGCATCCAAGGGGTAAACCATCAAGCGACACAGTTGCCAGCGACGTATCAGTTGGCGTATGATTTTGAACAGAAAGAACAACCGTTTATTTTATTTACGTGGGAAGAGACGCGTGTTCTTGAGTATTTACGTGTTTCTTTTCCTCATGAACGTGTGTTTTCATTTCATGTTTTTCAACGTGACAAAGCCGCATTTTCACATGCGAAAGTGTATGTGACTGATCATGTCGTCAAAGGGTTTCAAGCGCAAGGGATAGACGTTCGTCCATATATTCGCCCGATTCGGACGTATGAATCGAGCTTATTATCTGATCCTGTATATGGGCGCATCACAGTATATGAATGGCGAGAGGAGGGAAACCGTGAATGA
- a CDS encoding alkaline phosphatase family protein, with product MKKASKFEKIAARCWNLLNEGKPFTPIFVIGTMVLFHLFDGITWEEGEKLFYHFLLTIPLFVLYYVYDYPLFLRNYLWIPYVMFLMIWSFVPTSLLLLAVSLYFFFTVFFWGTLYYHLRIGTTWLNFTRFWKLVLKNSDSTSGNAQEQLPKVLLLLSTWEYGMQHDVYVPSFIAFYAFVFIWSFILHRYLFDWKPKVIGHYTNNVPPNNKPLSDRVIVLVIDGMRKDRFEQANAPFLKSLRANGTDFTQMETVYPARTVVCFTSMLTGTYPFEHGIRSNMVWKLGIRVESIFDSLRKVGKKGKVLGIAHLVDSLGNDVETVTAVMHNDVADRNIMERAKQIMAEQDLHLFVVQFIGTDQTGHSRGVHYDEYVQKIEEVDRFIQQFVEWLHEQGKMDNTTLIVCADHGQADGIGGHGHLDEGERYVPFFMYGPMIEKGKRIDEKHSLVSLAPTIAYLLGAPYPSHSRGPVLVEALKKEGKR from the coding sequence ATGAAAAAAGCATCGAAGTTTGAAAAAATAGCGGCAAGATGCTGGAACTTATTAAATGAAGGAAAGCCATTCACTCCAATTTTTGTCATCGGAACGATGGTTCTTTTCCATTTATTTGATGGCATCACGTGGGAAGAAGGGGAAAAGTTATTTTATCATTTTTTACTTACAATTCCTCTTTTCGTTTTGTACTACGTATATGACTATCCGCTATTTTTACGTAACTATTTATGGATTCCGTACGTCATGTTTTTAATGATTTGGTCTTTCGTTCCGACGAGCTTACTTTTGCTTGCCGTCAGTCTCTACTTCTTTTTTACCGTTTTCTTTTGGGGAACGTTATATTATCATTTACGCATTGGAACAACATGGTTGAACTTCACTCGCTTTTGGAAACTCGTATTAAAAAATAGCGACTCTACGAGCGGAAATGCGCAAGAACAATTACCGAAAGTGTTGCTTCTTCTTTCTACGTGGGAATACGGGATGCAACATGATGTATATGTTCCGTCATTCATTGCTTTTTACGCATTTGTTTTTATATGGTCATTTATTTTACATCGCTATTTATTTGACTGGAAGCCGAAAGTCATCGGTCATTATACGAACAATGTGCCTCCAAATAATAAACCGTTGAGCGATCGCGTCATCGTCCTCGTGATTGATGGAATGAGAAAAGATCGTTTTGAACAAGCAAACGCTCCATTTTTAAAATCGCTCCGTGCCAATGGAACAGATTTTACACAAATGGAAACAGTATATCCTGCCCGAACGGTCGTTTGTTTTACATCGATGCTTACAGGAACGTATCCGTTTGAGCACGGTATTCGTTCAAATATGGTATGGAAGCTAGGTATTCGAGTAGAAAGCATTTTTGACTCACTTCGAAAAGTAGGGAAAAAAGGAAAAGTGCTCGGTATCGCTCATCTTGTCGATTCCCTAGGAAATGATGTCGAAACAGTTACAGCTGTCATGCATAACGATGTGGCAGATCGTAACATTATGGAGCGGGCGAAACAAATCATGGCCGAACAAGATTTACATTTATTCGTCGTTCAATTCATTGGAACGGATCAAACCGGTCATAGTCGCGGTGTACATTATGATGAGTATGTGCAAAAAATTGAAGAAGTTGATCGGTTCATTCAACAATTTGTTGAGTGGTTGCATGAGCAAGGGAAAATGGACAACACAACGCTCATCGTTTGTGCAGATCATGGACAAGCAGATGGCATTGGTGGACATGGCCATTTAGATGAAGGAGAACGATACGTTCCATTTTTCATGTACGGTCCGATGATCGAAAAAGGAAAGCGGATTGATGAAAAACATAGCCTCGTTTCCCTTGCCCCAACGATTGCTTATTTGTTAGGGGCTCCATATCCGAGCCATAGCCGTGGCCCTGTGTTAGTCGAAGCGCTGAAGAAAGAGGGAAAAAGATGA
- a CDS encoding FTR1 family iron permease: MEVQVLLITFREALEALLIVGIITSYLKRIDQSRYVKYVWLGAGLAVFASAIVALLFQVVLTGFSTMASEIYLKVSIIFISSILLTQMVFWMAEHSKDIKSSMEGKMSKYVSKGDVFGMVMHSFLVVLREGVETVFFFAAITGGNIGAAVQGWGAITGLTIAAVVSYMFFKGTMRVPLKTFFKVTGAFIILIAAGLLVQGISMLQDLKIIGSVMPHVYDITWFMPEHPIDHEHFVRDTGQEPILSGDVGIFFKALFGYSSMPSLEEVLAYIGYFVVIYLLVKTRYGAKEEKNEKNEKVLEQQVM; the protein is encoded by the coding sequence TTGGAAGTTCAAGTACTGCTCATTACGTTTCGTGAAGCGTTAGAAGCGCTATTAATTGTTGGGATTATTACATCGTATTTGAAGCGCATTGATCAATCACGGTATGTGAAATATGTTTGGCTCGGCGCAGGATTAGCTGTGTTTGCAAGCGCCATTGTCGCATTATTATTCCAAGTTGTGCTAACTGGTTTTTCCACGATGGCAAGCGAAATATATTTAAAGGTGAGCATCATCTTCATTTCTTCCATCTTGCTGACGCAAATGGTATTTTGGATGGCAGAACATAGCAAAGATATAAAAAGTAGTATGGAAGGAAAAATGAGCAAATACGTCTCTAAAGGCGATGTATTTGGCATGGTGATGCATTCGTTTTTAGTTGTATTGCGCGAAGGTGTGGAGACGGTCTTTTTCTTCGCTGCCATTACAGGTGGAAACATCGGGGCGGCGGTGCAAGGATGGGGCGCCATTACTGGTTTAACGATCGCTGCTGTTGTCAGCTACATGTTCTTTAAAGGAACGATGCGCGTACCATTAAAAACGTTTTTTAAAGTCACAGGTGCATTTATTATTTTGATTGCAGCTGGATTGCTTGTACAAGGCATTTCAATGTTGCAAGATTTAAAAATAATCGGTAGCGTCATGCCGCACGTTTACGATATTACATGGTTTATGCCGGAACATCCAATTGATCACGAACATTTCGTGCGCGATACAGGACAAGAACCGATTCTTTCTGGCGACGTCGGTATTTTCTTCAAGGCGTTATTCGGTTATTCATCGATGCCATCGCTTGAAGAAGTGTTAGCATATATTGGTTATTTCGTCGTCATTTATTTACTTGTGAAAACACGTTATGGTGCGAAAGAAGAAAAAAACGAAAAAAATGAGAAGGTGCTTGAACAACAAGTGATGTAA
- a CDS encoding electron transfer flavoprotein subunit alpha/FixB family protein — protein MARKVLTLAEVRDGALRNVSFEAIAAAKTIAEGGEVVSVVVGASVRSLANELIAYGADRVIVVEHEKLAAYTPDGYAQALQAVVEQEKPEGIVFGHTALGKDLSPKLAAKWQSGLVSDVVAVEETGGNIVFTRPIYSGKAFEKKIVTDGFMFVTVRPNNIAPLEKDETRTGAVVDVQVDIKDLRTIVRDVVRKTAEGVDLSEAKVIVAGGRGVKSAEGFEPLKELANLLGGAVGASRGACDAGYCDYSLQIGQTGKVVTPDLYIACGISGAIQHLAGMSNSKVIVAINKDPEANIFKVADYGIVGDLFEVVPLLIEEFKKLKVHS, from the coding sequence ATGGCAAGAAAAGTGTTAACATTAGCAGAAGTGCGCGACGGAGCGTTGCGCAACGTATCATTTGAAGCAATTGCTGCGGCGAAAACGATCGCGGAAGGCGGAGAGGTTGTTTCTGTCGTTGTCGGAGCGAGCGTTCGCTCATTAGCGAATGAACTCATTGCTTACGGTGCAGACCGTGTCATTGTTGTCGAGCATGAAAAATTAGCGGCTTATACACCAGACGGTTATGCTCAAGCATTGCAAGCGGTTGTCGAGCAAGAGAAGCCAGAAGGAATTGTATTCGGACATACAGCGCTTGGGAAAGATTTATCGCCAAAACTTGCTGCAAAATGGCAGTCTGGTCTCGTGTCCGACGTTGTTGCTGTGGAAGAAACGGGAGGAAATATCGTCTTTACGAGACCAATTTATTCTGGTAAGGCGTTCGAAAAGAAAATTGTTACAGACGGTTTCATGTTTGTTACCGTTCGTCCGAATAACATTGCTCCACTTGAGAAAGATGAAACGCGCACAGGTGCAGTTGTTGACGTGCAAGTAGATATAAAAGATTTACGCACAATCGTTCGTGATGTTGTACGAAAAACAGCGGAAGGTGTCGATTTGTCAGAAGCGAAGGTGATTGTTGCTGGGGGCCGTGGCGTCAAAAGTGCCGAAGGATTCGAGCCGTTGAAAGAGTTAGCCAACTTGCTTGGCGGTGCGGTTGGGGCATCGCGTGGAGCATGCGATGCAGGATATTGCGATTATTCTCTTCAAATCGGTCAAACGGGAAAAGTCGTTACGCCAGACTTATATATTGCGTGCGGGATTTCTGGGGCTATCCAACATTTAGCAGGTATGTCTAACTCGAAAGTAATCGTAGCGATTAATAAAGATCCAGAAGCAAATATTTTCAAAGTAGCAGACTACGGCATCGTCGGTGACTTATTTGAAGTCGTTCCGCTTTTAATTGAGGAGTTTAAAAAGTTAAAAGTACATTCATAA
- a CDS encoding electron transfer flavoprotein subunit beta/FixA family protein, producing MNIFVLMKRTFDTEEKIVIQNGKVSEEGAEFIINPYDEYAIEEAIQVRDQHGGEVTVVTVGNEDAEKELRTALAMGADKAVLINIEDDVENRDQYTTAKVLAEYLKDKEADLILAGNVAIDGGSGQVGPRVAELLGIPYVTTITKLEIDGSNVKVVRDVEGDEEVIETSLPLLVTAQQGLNEPRYPSLPGIMKAKKKPLEELELDDLDLEEDDVEAKTKTIEIFLPPKKEAGKILQGDISEQVKELVSLLHTEAKVI from the coding sequence ATGAATATTTTCGTATTAATGAAACGTACGTTTGATACGGAAGAAAAAATTGTGATTCAAAATGGGAAAGTAAGTGAAGAAGGTGCGGAATTTATCATTAATCCGTACGATGAATATGCGATTGAAGAAGCCATTCAAGTACGCGATCAACACGGTGGAGAAGTGACAGTCGTTACAGTTGGAAACGAAGATGCGGAAAAAGAGCTTCGCACAGCACTTGCGATGGGAGCAGATAAAGCGGTGCTTATTAACATTGAAGATGATGTAGAAAACCGCGATCAATATACAACGGCAAAAGTGCTTGCGGAATATTTAAAAGATAAAGAAGCCGATTTAATTTTAGCAGGAAACGTAGCGATTGACGGTGGTTCCGGTCAAGTTGGCCCACGCGTTGCGGAATTGTTAGGCATTCCTTATGTAACAACAATTACGAAATTAGAAATTGATGGAAGTAATGTGAAAGTGGTGCGCGATGTTGAAGGGGACGAAGAAGTGATTGAAACATCGTTACCGTTATTAGTGACGGCACAACAAGGTTTAAATGAACCACGTTATCCATCATTGCCGGGGATTATGAAAGCGAAAAAGAAACCGCTTGAGGAATTAGAGCTTGATGATTTGGATTTAGAAGAAGATGATGTCGAAGCGAAAACGAAAACGATTGAAATCTTTTTGCCGCCGAAAAAAGAAGCGGGGAAAATTTTACAAGGGGACATTTCGGAGCAAGTAAAAGAACTCGTTTCACTTCTTCATACAGAAGCAAAAGTTATTTAA
- a CDS encoding NAD-dependent epimerase/dehydratase family protein, with protein MAKVCITGGAGFIGSHLGKKILELGHELVVIDNFHPYYSTCRKQSQLQQIKNVGFFHFYHVDILQSDAMKQIFLHHRPNVVFHLAALPGVQPSLAAPLTYIDYDVKGTVNVLQAAGEAEVEHVLFASSSSVYGDRAFQPLKEEMANGQVVSPYAAAKYSAESFCHAYAHMYGYTMTIFRYFTVYGPWGRPDMAISKFIRQLLRDEPITVYGEHTARDYTFIDDIVDGMIRALERKGTSDVFNLGAGQPVTMKQLLAELRIHFPHMRIHYEPSRLGDVVATWADITKAKEQLGYKPHVSLREGLAKTIEWAKQYEK; from the coding sequence ATGGCAAAAGTATGTATCACAGGTGGAGCAGGATTTATCGGTAGTCATCTCGGAAAAAAAATACTTGAACTTGGACATGAACTCGTTGTCATCGACAACTTCCACCCATATTACTCAACGTGTCGGAAACAGAGCCAGCTTCAACAAATAAAAAACGTCGGTTTTTTTCATTTTTATCATGTAGATATTTTACAGTCAGATGCAATGAAGCAAATTTTTTTACATCATCGCCCGAATGTTGTGTTTCATTTAGCGGCGCTGCCTGGTGTGCAGCCTTCATTAGCAGCGCCTCTCACGTACATTGATTATGATGTAAAAGGAACGGTAAACGTATTACAAGCAGCAGGAGAGGCGGAGGTTGAACATGTGTTATTCGCCTCTTCTTCGTCTGTGTATGGTGACCGAGCATTTCAGCCATTAAAAGAAGAGATGGCAAATGGACAAGTCGTTTCCCCGTATGCAGCGGCAAAATATAGTGCGGAATCGTTTTGTCATGCGTACGCACATATGTATGGGTACACGATGACGATTTTTCGTTATTTTACTGTATACGGACCGTGGGGACGGCCGGATATGGCGATTAGTAAATTTATTCGTCAATTGTTGCGCGACGAACCGATTACCGTTTACGGTGAACATACCGCTCGCGATTATACGTTTATTGATGACATTGTTGACGGAATGATTCGAGCGCTAGAGCGAAAAGGAACAAGTGATGTGTTTAATCTTGGAGCTGGTCAACCGGTGACGATGAAGCAGTTGCTTGCGGAGTTGCGCATCCATTTTCCACATATGCGCATTCATTACGAACCTTCTCGGCTTGGCGATGTCGTCGCTACATGGGCAGATATTACGAAAGCGAAAGAACAGCTCGGATATAAGCCGCATGTATCGTTACGAGAAGGCTTAGCAAAGACGATTGAATGGGCGAAGCAATATGAAAAATAA
- a CDS encoding TetR/AcrR family transcriptional regulator: MKRDKPKFKQIIDAAVIVIAENGYHQAQVSKIAKQAGVADGTIYLYFKNKEDILISLFQEKMGYFIEKIEEEIEGISSPSEKLFLLIQKHFQMLAADPHLAIVTQLELRQSNKSLRLKINEILKGYLKVVDRIVQEGIGKGEFRSDLDVRLTRQMIFGTIDEMVTTWVMNEQKYDLVALAKPVHQLVTKGCCV, from the coding sequence TTGAAACGCGATAAACCGAAGTTTAAACAAATTATTGATGCAGCTGTGATCGTCATTGCTGAAAACGGCTACCATCAAGCTCAAGTCTCAAAAATTGCGAAACAAGCAGGTGTAGCGGATGGTACAATCTACTTGTATTTTAAAAATAAAGAAGATATTTTAATTTCGTTGTTTCAAGAAAAAATGGGCTATTTCATTGAAAAAATTGAAGAAGAAATAGAAGGAATTTCGAGTCCGTCGGAGAAATTGTTCTTGTTGATTCAAAAACATTTTCAAATGTTAGCGGCAGATCCGCATTTAGCAATCGTTACCCAATTGGAACTTCGTCAATCGAATAAATCGTTACGTCTGAAAATTAATGAAATTTTGAAAGGATATTTAAAAGTAGTTGATCGCATTGTACAAGAAGGGATTGGCAAAGGGGAATTTCGTTCAGATTTAGACGTACGCCTTACGCGTCAAATGATTTTCGGAACCATTGACGAAATGGTGACAACGTGGGTAATGAATGAGCAAAAATATGATCTTGTCGCATTAGCAAAGCCGGTTCATCAATTGGTAACGAAAGGTTGTTGTGTATAA
- a CDS encoding glycosyltransferase family 2 protein — translation MKVVVFLPAHNEEEAIGEVIRRIPRQIQPNINVYVLVIDDGSTDRTVHVAKQAGADVIYRHERNRGLGAAVRTGLQQCVELDADIGVMIDADNEYPPEQIPDLIMPILRGEADYTMGSRFLGTIHGMKWHRRIGNYMFTWLQCMLLKTWIYDGQSGMRAFSREAMEEAEIIHDYNYAQVLTLNLVRKGFRLKEVPIVYQVRTTGQSFIKFTAYLKHVLPAIVKEMCRPVKRRHMRSIQQR, via the coding sequence ATGAAAGTCGTTGTATTTTTGCCTGCACATAACGAGGAGGAAGCGATTGGAGAAGTCATTCGTCGTATTCCGAGACAAATTCAACCGAATATAAACGTATACGTATTAGTGATTGACGACGGATCAACGGATCGTACAGTTCATGTAGCGAAACAAGCAGGAGCTGATGTCATTTATCGACACGAACGAAATCGTGGGTTAGGGGCAGCTGTACGCACCGGCTTACAACAATGTGTCGAACTTGATGCTGACATCGGTGTCATGATTGATGCAGATAATGAATATCCGCCAGAGCAAATTCCTGATCTGATTATGCCTATTTTACGTGGAGAAGCGGATTATACAATGGGGTCTCGCTTTTTAGGAACGATTCATGGGATGAAATGGCATCGCCGCATCGGAAATTATATGTTTACGTGGCTTCAATGTATGTTGTTAAAAACATGGATTTACGACGGTCAATCAGGTATGCGGGCATTTTCACGTGAAGCGATGGAAGAAGCGGAAATTATTCATGATTACAACTACGCTCAAGTATTGACGTTAAATTTAGTTCGCAAAGGATTTCGTCTAAAAGAAGTGCCGATTGTATATCAAGTGAGAACGACAGGGCAATCGTTTATTAAATTTACCGCTTACTTAAAACATGTTCTTCCGGCTATCGTGAAAGAAATGTGCCGTCCGGTGAAAAGAAGGCATATGCGCTCTATTCAGCAACGCTAG
- the trxA gene encoding thioredoxin, which translates to MAIVNATDQTFVNEVKEGVVLVDFWAPWCGPCKMIAPVLEEVDRELGGKVKVVKVNVDDNPETAGKFGVMSIPTLFVFKNGEVVDKTVGFQPKEALVGLLSKHL; encoded by the coding sequence ATGGCAATTGTAAATGCGACAGATCAAACGTTTGTGAATGAAGTAAAAGAAGGAGTTGTGCTCGTTGACTTTTGGGCACCTTGGTGCGGACCTTGCAAAATGATTGCACCTGTATTAGAAGAAGTAGACCGCGAACTTGGCGGCAAAGTGAAGGTTGTGAAAGTAAACGTCGATGACAACCCAGAAACAGCTGGTAAATTTGGCGTTATGAGCATCCCGACGTTATTTGTCTTTAAAAATGGCGAAGTTGTCGACAAAACGGTTGGTTTCCAACCAAAAGAAGCGCTTGTTGGTCTTTTAAGCAAACATTTATAA
- a CDS encoding lysylphosphatidylglycerol synthase transmembrane domain-containing protein has product MKNKQINIVIRLISLGCIAIFIWMTVQHFNAQLLLNLMHKLVSQPGHASCMFMMYGLAFVLRAMAWKWYLPQARFQTCVDGLFASLFINHIFPIKVGDVARIGICARRDRIPFTIVAESVIILRLLDLIVLFFFAFFGAIVYMHTVIRSAMIFPLIFGGLVVLFFVLRRIDLSWLQKHKQHWNMIWKSRRFVPIVVAIVFSWICEAVVLFEMAKMVAFPLSFAQSLWVNSMTVGGQIFQMTPGGLATYEAVMAFALTRIHSYWEQAYALALVTHLFKFLFSYVVGLYVWFRIPTLWTFVRKEDAA; this is encoded by the coding sequence ATGAAAAATAAACAAATCAATATCGTTATACGGCTCATTAGTCTTGGATGTATAGCCATATTTATATGGATGACCGTTCAACATTTTAATGCACAACTGTTGCTTAATCTTATGCATAAGCTTGTTTCGCAACCGGGGCACGCAAGTTGTATGTTCATGATGTATGGGCTTGCCTTCGTTTTGCGTGCAATGGCATGGAAATGGTATTTGCCTCAGGCTCGCTTTCAAACGTGTGTCGATGGATTATTTGCTAGTTTATTTATTAATCACATTTTTCCGATTAAAGTGGGCGATGTTGCCCGCATTGGTATATGTGCAAGGAGAGATCGCATTCCTTTTACGATTGTTGCCGAATCTGTTATTATATTACGCCTTCTCGACTTGATCGTTTTGTTTTTCTTTGCTTTTTTTGGTGCAATCGTTTATATGCACACCGTTATCCGTTCCGCCATGATTTTCCCCCTCATTTTTGGCGGGCTCGTTGTTTTGTTTTTTGTCCTTCGACGCATCGATTTGTCATGGTTACAAAAACATAAACAACATTGGAACATGATATGGAAAAGCCGTCGCTTTGTGCCAATTGTTGTTGCTATTGTTTTCAGTTGGATATGTGAAGCCGTCGTTTTGTTTGAAATGGCGAAAATGGTTGCTTTTCCACTTTCATTTGCTCAATCGTTATGGGTAAATAGTATGACCGTTGGAGGACAAATATTTCAAATGACTCCAGGAGGGTTAGCTACGTATGAAGCCGTTATGGCATTTGCGCTAACGCGCATTCATTCGTATTGGGAACAAGCATATGCCCTTGCGCTAGTGACCCATTTGTTTAAATTTTTATTTTCTTATGTCGTCGGGCTATATGTATGGTTTCGCATCCCGACATTATGGACATTCGTTCGAAAGGAGGACGCAGCATGA